Proteins encoded by one window of Tunturibacter psychrotolerans:
- the tdh gene encoding L-threonine 3-dehydrogenase: MKALVKSREERGLWLEDVPEPEMGINDVKIRVLATGICGTDLHIYEWDAWARSTIKKGLTIGHEFVGEVVAVGSNVNDIPIGQLVSGEGHVVCGRCRNCLAGRRHLCAYTLGVGVNRNGAFAEFIVLPMSNIWIHSAGVPHEIAAIFDPLGNAVHTALAFPVLGEDVLVTGAGPIGIMAAAVARHAGARHVVISDPNQYRRALAEKVGVTLAVDPRATPLKEIQQKLRMQEGFDVGLEMSGNPNAFRDMLANMSHGAKIAMLGIPSEDISINWNQVVFNQLTIRGIYGREMYETWYKMTVMLESGLDISGVITHRMNWRDYEDGFSAMRSGNSGKVILDWSDVA, from the coding sequence GTGAAGGCATTGGTAAAAAGCCGCGAAGAACGCGGTCTTTGGCTTGAAGACGTTCCGGAGCCCGAGATGGGCATCAACGACGTCAAGATTCGTGTTCTGGCTACGGGTATCTGCGGGACCGACCTGCATATTTACGAGTGGGACGCGTGGGCTCGTTCGACGATCAAGAAGGGGTTGACGATTGGCCATGAGTTTGTGGGCGAGGTGGTGGCCGTGGGCTCGAACGTAAACGACATTCCGATTGGCCAGCTTGTGAGTGGAGAGGGCCACGTGGTTTGCGGGCGCTGCAGGAACTGTCTTGCGGGGCGGCGGCATCTTTGCGCTTATACGCTGGGCGTCGGCGTGAATCGCAATGGGGCGTTCGCGGAATTTATTGTGCTGCCGATGTCGAACATCTGGATTCATAGTGCTGGGGTGCCGCATGAGATCGCCGCGATCTTTGACCCGCTGGGCAATGCGGTTCATACGGCACTGGCGTTTCCTGTGCTCGGCGAAGATGTGTTGGTTACCGGAGCGGGGCCGATTGGGATTATGGCTGCAGCAGTGGCTCGGCATGCCGGGGCTCGCCATGTGGTGATCTCTGATCCGAACCAGTATCGCAGGGCGTTGGCGGAGAAGGTTGGTGTGACGCTGGCGGTGGATCCTCGCGCGACTCCGCTGAAGGAAATTCAGCAGAAGTTGCGGATGCAGGAGGGATTCGATGTTGGGCTGGAGATGTCGGGTAATCCAAATGCGTTTCGCGACATGCTGGCGAATATGAGCCATGGGGCAAAGATCGCGATGCTGGGAATTCCGTCGGAAGATATTTCGATCAATTGGAATCAGGTGGTGTTCAACCAGCTGACGATTCGTGGGATCTACGGGCGGGAGATGTATGAGACCTGGTACAAGATGACCGTGATGCTCGAAAGTGGGTTGGATATTTCGGGTGTCATTACGCACCGGATGAACTGGCGAGACTATGAAGATGGATTTTCGGCGATGCGCTCGGGGAACTCGGGGAAGGTGATTCTCGACTGGAGCGATGTTGCTTAA
- a CDS encoding AraC family transcriptional regulator — protein sequence MVDTALATGYPDQSHFTHRFRSITGIAPGQ from the coding sequence ATAGTCGACACGGCTTTAGCGACAGGTTATCCCGACCAAAGCCATTTCACCCACCGCTTTCGTAGCATCACTGGCATTGCACCTGGTCAGTAA
- a CDS encoding muconolactone Delta-isomerase codes for MLFHVQIDVRVPHDVDTEKLKELSAKEHERAKDLQLQGKWVHLWRVAGKYASISILDVDSPAELHEILNSLPLYPFMEVEIAALCRHPGSLELTK; via the coding sequence ATGTTGTTTCATGTGCAAATCGACGTTCGTGTCCCACATGATGTGGATACAGAAAAGCTCAAAGAGCTAAGCGCTAAGGAACACGAAAGGGCAAAGGATCTGCAATTGCAGGGCAAGTGGGTGCATCTCTGGCGCGTCGCGGGAAAATACGCAAGCATCAGCATCCTCGATGTCGACAGTCCCGCCGAGCTCCACGAGATTCTCAACTCATTGCCCTTATATCCATTCATGGAGGTCGAGATAGCAGCTCTCTGCCGTCACCCGGGTTCACTGGAACTCACCAAATGA
- a CDS encoding class I SAM-dependent methyltransferase encodes MSGRTVPHPPAHPPESLFESCSWFYSLCREYLFRDHTPEISRALFPPDGPAPGMRILELGCGPGFYACRLSEEYPQIHTTGVDLSRRLLARAESRAARRSLQNCTFAHGDAHSLPDASNSIDAVVVSRLFLIVAKREAVLSEIFRILRPGGRCFVAEPTSGFRTQIPLGCMWLLSKLSSSPAGKYREPRQADVMTAPDFSAFIHSQPWGSVELQYDGWYQYAVCEKDPDTVAERRTQIVACEALL; translated from the coding sequence ATGTCCGGCCGAACCGTTCCGCATCCTCCTGCGCATCCGCCGGAGTCTCTTTTTGAGAGCTGCTCGTGGTTTTATTCTCTTTGCCGCGAGTACCTGTTTCGCGACCACACACCGGAGATCAGTCGAGCGCTGTTTCCTCCGGACGGGCCGGCGCCGGGTATGCGTATCCTTGAGCTTGGCTGCGGTCCGGGGTTTTATGCATGTCGTCTCTCGGAGGAATACCCTCAGATTCACACAACCGGCGTCGATCTTTCGCGACGGCTGCTTGCCAGAGCCGAATCCCGGGCGGCTCGTCGAAGTCTTCAGAACTGCACCTTTGCACACGGCGATGCGCATTCTTTGCCTGATGCTTCGAATTCGATCGATGCTGTTGTCGTTTCGAGACTTTTTCTGATAGTGGCGAAGAGGGAGGCGGTACTGAGCGAGATCTTTCGGATTCTGCGGCCTGGCGGTCGATGTTTTGTTGCCGAACCAACGTCGGGTTTTCGCACCCAAATACCGCTTGGCTGCATGTGGCTACTTTCGAAGTTGAGCAGCAGCCCGGCTGGAAAATATCGCGAGCCAAGACAGGCCGATGTGATGACTGCGCCGGATTTTTCTGCGTTCATTCACTCACAACCGTGGGGAAGTGTCGAACTGCAATACGATGGCTGGTATCAGTATGCTGTTTGTGAAAAAGATCCCGACACTGTGGCGGAACGACGGACGCAAATTGTCGCATGTGAGGCGTTGTTATGA
- a CDS encoding alcohol dehydrogenase catalytic domain-containing protein: MYEARGYSAKSSSSPLEPFSFRRRDLRENDLLVDILYSGVYYSDLHTACREWHGTVYANGTIFPSVPGHEIVGPVRSGYSE; the protein is encoded by the coding sequence ATGTACGAAGCCCGAGGTTATTCAGCAAAATCAAGTTCCAGTCCTTTGGAACCATTCAGTTTCAGGCGACGCGACCTACGAGAGAACGATCTTCTCGTCGACATTCTTTACAGCGGAGTCTACTATTCCGACCTTCATACCGCGTGCCGGGAGTGGCATGGAACCGTCTATGCAAATGGAACAATCTTTCCTTCGGTTCCCGGGCACGAGATCGTCGGACCTGTGAGATCGGGTTATTCCGAATAG
- a CDS encoding GyrI-like domain-containing protein yields the protein MNIQRHTGFYVIGLAARTRNSMEQNGKGKIGEIWHELLRGNLASKIPNKIGINLTAVYTDYEGRLDGQYTYLLGLPVSSILNVPANFVAKYIPSGRYSVVTSERGPIKRVVPETWQRICSMPVAELGGIRSFRADYEIYDQRSTDPEKAQIEVHVGLR from the coding sequence ATGAATATTCAGCGCCACACGGGCTTCTACGTGATAGGCCTAGCAGCCCGTACTCGGAATTCGATGGAACAAAACGGGAAAGGAAAGATCGGAGAGATCTGGCACGAGCTGCTGCGGGGCAATCTTGCCTCGAAGATTCCGAATAAGATCGGTATCAATCTGACTGCGGTGTATACGGATTACGAAGGCCGCCTTGACGGCCAATACACCTATCTTCTTGGGTTGCCGGTGTCATCCATTCTGAATGTTCCGGCGAATTTTGTTGCCAAATATATTCCCAGTGGCCGATACTCCGTTGTCACGTCCGAACGAGGGCCGATAAAACGGGTCGTTCCGGAGACGTGGCAGCGAATCTGCTCCATGCCGGTGGCGGAGTTGGGAGGGATTCGATCTTTTCGGGCTGACTACGAGATCTATGACCAGCGCTCCACCGATCCGGAGAAGGCGCAGATCGAAGTGCACGTCGGTCTGCGGTAA
- a CDS encoding radical SAM protein, producing the protein MSTLLPIIPPDDLLREKEGLSPAAQRAEEEKNRMRRYFEKPEADAHLAPVAAQEPVCLYLETTNRCNLLCTTCPRTYEDLEPEADMPWELFTSLIDQYSNIARVVLHGIGEPMLVKDIAQRVKYLKDRNIYVLFNTNGTLLTEANGRALIEAGLDELRVSLDAAESEVFQMVRGKDFFDKIVANVRNFTRLQRDMDAPRPRVSLWLTGLRETVDQLPNFVRLAYSIGVTEVYLQRLVFFDVPMDEHSLARAESALFEHTTEREEALICEAESVARELGVMFSASGAVDPGESIKMQRSDSPWSLCRRPWSLMYITANGRVLPCCIAPFSMKGYDSFTLGDATQGSLREIWNGAEYQRFREGLLTSAPPPACANCGLRWSL; encoded by the coding sequence ATGAGTACACTTCTTCCGATCATTCCTCCCGATGACCTACTCCGTGAGAAGGAGGGTCTTAGCCCCGCGGCGCAGCGGGCTGAGGAGGAGAAGAATCGCATGCGCCGGTACTTCGAGAAACCGGAGGCTGATGCACATCTTGCTCCGGTCGCTGCTCAGGAGCCCGTCTGTCTGTATCTCGAGACTACGAATCGATGCAACCTGTTATGCACGACTTGTCCGCGGACCTACGAAGATTTGGAGCCTGAGGCGGATATGCCGTGGGAGCTTTTCACATCGCTCATCGACCAATATTCGAATATTGCGCGTGTCGTGCTGCATGGTATTGGCGAGCCTATGCTGGTGAAGGATATTGCTCAGCGCGTGAAATATCTGAAAGACCGAAATATATATGTGTTGTTCAATACGAATGGGACGTTATTGACGGAGGCAAACGGTCGAGCTTTGATTGAGGCTGGTCTTGACGAGCTTAGAGTGTCGCTTGACGCTGCAGAATCAGAGGTGTTTCAGATGGTTCGCGGCAAAGACTTCTTCGATAAAATCGTCGCGAACGTCAGGAACTTTACTCGACTGCAGCGGGATATGGACGCTCCGAGGCCGCGGGTGTCGTTGTGGTTAACAGGTCTGCGAGAGACGGTCGATCAGCTTCCGAACTTTGTTCGGCTGGCGTACTCCATCGGCGTTACAGAAGTTTATTTGCAGCGGCTGGTGTTTTTTGATGTTCCGATGGATGAACACTCTCTCGCCCGGGCGGAGTCGGCGCTGTTCGAACATACTACCGAACGGGAAGAGGCGCTTATTTGTGAAGCTGAATCGGTTGCGCGCGAGTTAGGGGTAATGTTTTCGGCGTCGGGTGCTGTTGATCCTGGTGAGTCGATCAAGATGCAGCGGTCCGATAGCCCCTGGTCACTCTGTCGCCGGCCGTGGTCGCTGATGTACATCACGGCTAACGGCCGCGTGCTGCCATGTTGCATTGCACCTTTCAGCATGAAGGGCTATGACAGCTTTACTTTGGGGGATGCCACGCAGGGAAGCCTTCGTGAGATTTGGAACGGAGCTGAGTACCAGCGTTTTCGCGAGGGTCTTCTGACCAGCGCACCGCCGCCCGCCTGTGCTAATTGTGGGCTTCGCTGGAGCCTCTGA
- a CDS encoding 3-deoxy-7-phosphoheptulonate synthase codes for MLFPTDDLRITWTKVVLPPVAVEEELPITEAASATVYKARTEIIKILHGEDHRLLVVVGPCSIHDTDAAREYAELLKTAIAEHSRDLCIIMRVYFEKPRTTLGWKGLINDPYLDESFQINDGLRQARHLLLDLAEIGVPAGTEFLDMISPQYVSSLVSWGAIGARTTESQVHRELVSGLSCPVGFKNGTSGNVQIAIEAILSAGQAHNFLGHTKHGQTAIFVTKGNRDCHIILRGGRNTTNYDAAAVDETCKQMEKAGIQPQVMIDCSHANSHKDHTQQSGVARNVAAQIAAGDKRIIGVMLESNLVAGAQKLVPGQPLVYGQSITDACIDWLETKTALAELAAAVRAARNS; via the coding sequence ATGCTCTTTCCCACCGATGACCTTCGCATCACCTGGACCAAAGTCGTCCTTCCGCCCGTCGCCGTCGAAGAAGAACTCCCCATCACCGAAGCCGCCTCCGCGACCGTCTACAAAGCCCGCACCGAGATCATCAAGATCCTCCACGGCGAAGACCATCGCCTCCTCGTCGTCGTAGGCCCCTGCTCCATCCACGACACCGACGCGGCCCGCGAATACGCCGAACTCCTCAAGACCGCAATCGCTGAGCACTCGCGGGATCTCTGCATCATCATGCGCGTCTACTTTGAAAAACCCCGCACCACCCTCGGATGGAAGGGCCTCATCAACGACCCCTACCTCGACGAATCCTTCCAGATCAACGACGGCCTTCGTCAGGCCCGCCACCTCCTCCTCGACCTGGCCGAAATAGGCGTCCCCGCCGGAACAGAATTCCTCGACATGATCTCCCCGCAATACGTCTCCTCTCTGGTCAGTTGGGGAGCCATCGGCGCCCGCACCACCGAAAGCCAAGTCCACCGCGAGCTCGTCTCCGGCCTCTCCTGCCCCGTCGGCTTCAAAAACGGCACCTCCGGCAACGTTCAGATCGCCATCGAAGCCATCCTCTCCGCCGGACAGGCCCACAACTTCCTCGGCCACACCAAGCATGGCCAGACCGCCATCTTCGTCACCAAAGGCAACCGCGACTGCCACATCATCCTTCGCGGAGGCCGCAACACCACCAACTACGACGCCGCAGCCGTCGATGAGACCTGCAAGCAAATGGAGAAGGCCGGCATCCAACCACAGGTCATGATCGACTGCAGCCACGCCAACAGCCACAAAGACCACACTCAGCAATCAGGCGTAGCCCGCAACGTAGCTGCCCAGATCGCCGCAGGCGACAAGCGCATCATCGGCGTCATGCTCGAAAGCAACCTCGTCGCAGGCGCGCAAAAACTAGTCCCCGGCCAACCCCTTGTCTACGGCCAATCCATCACTGACGCCTGCATCGACTGGCTCGAAACCAAAACCGCCCTGGCCGAACTAGCCGCCGCCGTCCGCGCCGCCCGCAACTCCTGA
- a CDS encoding AIM24 family protein, producing MQSRIVGTTMPVLEFALGADDAVISEAGELSWMTATVQMTTHTQHAGGGGFFGAIARVAGGGSLFMTEYRAIGGPGEVAFATRVPGHILPVEVGPGHEYMVHRHGFLCATAAITLGVGFQQSLGAGIFGGNGFLLQKISGQGIAWLELSGEVVVKDLAPGETLRVHPGHVGAFQGTVAFQIQRVPGIKNMIFGGDGVFLAALTGPGRVWLQTLPISRLAHQIQEYLPKERAQQAAEGGVVGGIVGSILKGM from the coding sequence ATGCAAAGCCGTATTGTTGGCACCACTATGCCCGTTCTGGAGTTTGCCCTAGGCGCAGATGACGCGGTCATCTCGGAGGCGGGGGAGCTTTCGTGGATGACTGCGACTGTCCAGATGACTACGCACACGCAACACGCCGGCGGAGGGGGGTTCTTCGGTGCGATCGCGCGAGTGGCGGGTGGCGGATCGCTTTTTATGACGGAATATCGCGCAATAGGAGGGCCGGGTGAGGTTGCGTTCGCGACGCGCGTTCCAGGCCATATCCTGCCGGTGGAGGTTGGTCCGGGGCATGAGTACATGGTTCATCGCCACGGTTTTCTTTGCGCGACTGCCGCCATTACGTTGGGGGTCGGGTTTCAGCAGTCGTTGGGCGCCGGTATCTTCGGCGGCAATGGATTTCTGTTGCAGAAGATCAGCGGGCAGGGTATTGCGTGGCTTGAGTTATCGGGAGAGGTTGTTGTTAAGGATCTTGCTCCGGGCGAGACCCTTCGTGTTCACCCCGGTCATGTGGGTGCTTTCCAGGGGACTGTTGCGTTTCAGATTCAACGCGTTCCGGGCATCAAGAATATGATCTTTGGTGGCGATGGTGTCTTTCTTGCGGCGCTGACTGGTCCTGGTCGCGTTTGGCTGCAGACTCTACCTATTTCGCGTCTTGCCCACCAGATTCAAGAGTATCTCCCGAAGGAACGCGCCCAGCAGGCGGCTGAGGGTGGTGTTGTTGGTGGTATTGTCGGATCGATCCTCAAAGGGATGTAG
- a CDS encoding TIGR04282 family arsenosugar biosynthesis glycosyltransferase, which translates to MTPSTTCYTILDPANPLANRASECALAVMAKAPRPGRVKTRLAPPLTLDQAAELNACFLRDTAANIGAVAASRCAAGVISYTPVGDEGFFDNLLPSDFALIPQRGDGFGERLLATVQDLLSCGFGSVCLVDSDSPTVPAVAFERAIAELQKAGERVVIGPSQDGGYYLIGLKHAHSEVFADVAWSTPSVFAETVAAAKAAGIEVVVLPLWYDVDDGEALSLLTAELLKDAPPPFVTLPGYRAEYTREYLIELSEQGSDR; encoded by the coding sequence ATGACTCCTTCTACGACGTGCTACACGATTCTTGATCCGGCGAATCCGCTCGCCAACCGAGCGAGCGAATGCGCACTTGCGGTGATGGCGAAGGCGCCGCGCCCTGGCAGGGTTAAGACGAGGCTCGCTCCGCCTTTGACACTCGACCAGGCGGCGGAACTTAACGCTTGTTTTCTCCGAGATACTGCTGCGAATATTGGTGCGGTTGCCGCGTCGAGGTGTGCAGCTGGTGTTATCTCTTATACGCCGGTCGGCGATGAAGGTTTTTTCGACAATCTTCTTCCGAGTGATTTTGCTTTGATCCCGCAGCGTGGCGACGGTTTCGGCGAGCGCCTTCTTGCAACTGTGCAAGACCTTCTGTCGTGTGGTTTTGGAAGCGTTTGCCTTGTTGACTCCGATTCGCCCACGGTTCCGGCTGTTGCCTTTGAGCGGGCAATCGCCGAACTGCAGAAGGCAGGCGAGCGCGTTGTCATTGGGCCATCACAGGACGGTGGCTACTACTTGATCGGCTTGAAGCACGCTCATTCCGAAGTCTTCGCCGATGTCGCGTGGAGTACCCCGTCAGTTTTTGCGGAGACAGTTGCAGCGGCCAAAGCTGCCGGCATTGAGGTCGTTGTTCTTCCGCTCTGGTATGACGTGGACGATGGCGAGGCACTCTCATTGCTAACTGCTGAATTGCTCAAGGATGCGCCGCCACCATTTGTTACGCTTCCTGGATATCGTGCCGAATATACTCGGGAATACCTCATTGAGCTTAGCGAGCAGGGGAGTGACCGTTGA
- a CDS encoding AraC family ligand binding domain-containing protein has product MTTRSEEWVRLYRLKSPYEAEMVHAHYVEHRFVRHSPEHLVIGLVEEGVQHYTYQGAGHTTPPGETFFVNGDEPHTGKSATTDGYLYRTL; this is encoded by the coding sequence TTGACGACCCGATCCGAGGAATGGGTTCGCTTGTATCGTCTCAAGTCTCCATATGAGGCGGAGATGGTTCACGCGCATTACGTTGAGCACCGTTTCGTGCGTCATTCACCTGAGCATTTAGTCATTGGCCTCGTTGAGGAAGGCGTCCAGCATTACACCTATCAAGGCGCAGGCCATACCACTCCCCCTGGGGAGACATTCTTCGTCAACGGTGATGAGCCTCATACTGGCAAATCTGCAACGACGGATGGTTATCTCTACCGGACTCTATGA
- a CDS encoding glycosyltransferase family 87 protein has protein sequence MTSTTNVAGSAPADLGIGAPVGRHWSVARAWETNAALVLIGTALFFLTRQLISEYSRFAIGFSGVSGWSCVLYLGAALIILTQPVDRFTFPIILLVAVACRLVLLPAAPYLSSDIYRYVWDGVVQHAHISPYRYVPGDAALALLRGSHDGIFEKINRRDYAHTIYPPAAQALFYLITWISPTITFMKTVMVLFEGVTMYALVSLLGSLGIRREQTLLYAWCPVVVWEIAGSGHLDSAAMAFIALALLARYRRQPVLTGLFLGVAVLLKLYPIVLLPALYRRGNFKMPAMFAGVVGLGYAAYSSVGLLVFGFLGGYVKEEGLATGARYFLLEVAQQIPGLHGVSTVTYFGFCAAVFLGITWWCWRVAGFKGGNYQRPFDFDGVASFLPPAFALAVALMFLFSPHYAWYILWLIPFFTLMPNLPILTYVLGFFYLYTTALAEPGPKMFLANKILYASVFAALIIQLALKRWPIHRSMFVQRAVTSESI, from the coding sequence ATGACCTCAACTACCAATGTGGCTGGAAGCGCACCTGCCGATCTCGGGATTGGTGCTCCTGTTGGCAGGCACTGGTCGGTTGCTCGCGCGTGGGAGACGAATGCTGCCCTGGTCCTGATAGGGACTGCGTTGTTCTTCCTTACGCGACAACTCATCAGCGAATACAGTCGATTCGCGATTGGGTTTTCGGGTGTTTCGGGTTGGTCCTGCGTTCTTTATCTTGGAGCGGCGTTGATCATTTTGACGCAGCCAGTCGATAGATTTACGTTTCCGATCATTCTTTTGGTCGCGGTTGCGTGCCGCCTGGTTTTATTGCCTGCTGCTCCTTATCTTTCGAGTGACATCTATCGGTATGTGTGGGATGGCGTGGTGCAGCATGCGCACATCAGCCCTTACCGCTATGTTCCTGGGGATGCAGCGCTTGCTCTTCTGCGTGGGTCACATGATGGTATCTTCGAGAAGATCAACCGACGCGACTATGCGCATACGATCTATCCACCGGCCGCGCAGGCGCTGTTTTATCTGATTACGTGGATCTCTCCGACGATCACTTTCATGAAGACAGTGATGGTGCTGTTTGAAGGGGTCACGATGTATGCGCTAGTCAGCTTGCTGGGCTCTCTTGGTATTCGGCGCGAGCAGACCCTGCTTTATGCATGGTGCCCGGTGGTCGTGTGGGAGATTGCCGGCTCGGGGCATCTTGACTCTGCAGCGATGGCTTTCATTGCACTGGCTTTGCTGGCTCGCTATCGAAGGCAGCCAGTATTGACGGGGCTTTTTCTCGGTGTCGCCGTTCTGCTGAAACTTTATCCGATAGTGCTGCTTCCCGCCCTTTACCGTCGCGGGAATTTTAAGATGCCCGCTATGTTCGCGGGTGTGGTTGGGTTGGGCTATGCGGCTTATTCCAGCGTAGGCCTTTTGGTCTTCGGATTTCTTGGAGGGTATGTAAAAGAGGAGGGCCTGGCAACTGGTGCGCGCTACTTTCTGCTTGAGGTCGCGCAACAGATTCCGGGGCTTCACGGAGTTTCCACCGTGACTTACTTTGGCTTTTGTGCGGCGGTATTCCTGGGAATCACCTGGTGGTGCTGGCGGGTCGCCGGTTTCAAAGGGGGCAATTATCAGAGGCCATTTGATTTTGATGGCGTCGCTTCGTTTCTTCCGCCTGCCTTTGCACTTGCGGTGGCGTTGATGTTTCTTTTTTCGCCGCACTACGCATGGTACATCCTCTGGTTGATTCCATTTTTTACGCTGATGCCGAATCTGCCAATTCTGACTTATGTACTTGGTTTCTTCTATCTGTATACAACTGCGTTGGCAGAGCCAGGCCCTAAGATGTTTCTCGCGAACAAAATTCTCTACGCTTCCGTCTTCGCGGCGCTCATAATTCAATTAGCTCTAAAGCGTTGGCCGATTCATCGGTCTATGTTTGTGCAACGGGCGGTAACGAGTGAGTCCATATGA
- a CDS encoding glycosyltransferase family 2 protein — protein sequence MPLPISVIIPALNEAESIGSVVSEMPWQLIAECIVVDNGSSDGTGAVAEAAGALVIRSARGYGAACKAGSEAALPTSTILVYMDGDGSDVVLDLPKLVAPIEAGEADFVIGSRIRGNREAGSMLGSQVFAAYLVSILLRLFQRVHYTDMGPFRAIRRTSLESLHMSELTYGWNLEMQIRAAQKKLRIREVPVDYRRRLAGISKVSGDVRGSVKAAVRILEVLFRTGLSRGPG from the coding sequence ATGCCCCTGCCAATCTCTGTCATCATTCCCGCGCTGAATGAAGCTGAATCTATCGGTTCCGTTGTCTCTGAAATGCCGTGGCAACTGATCGCCGAATGCATTGTCGTAGATAACGGGAGCAGCGATGGAACTGGTGCTGTTGCGGAGGCTGCGGGGGCGCTTGTGATTCGCTCGGCTCGCGGCTACGGGGCCGCCTGTAAGGCGGGCAGCGAGGCTGCACTGCCCACGAGTACGATTCTTGTATACATGGATGGGGATGGCTCCGACGTCGTCCTTGACCTGCCTAAACTGGTAGCTCCGATAGAGGCCGGGGAAGCGGATTTTGTTATAGGGTCCCGCATTCGTGGCAACCGTGAGGCGGGATCTATGCTCGGGTCTCAGGTCTTCGCTGCCTATTTAGTCAGTATTCTTTTGCGCCTGTTCCAAAGGGTTCACTATACCGACATGGGACCTTTTCGAGCGATACGGAGAACGTCACTGGAATCGTTACATATGTCTGAGCTGACCTACGGATGGAATCTGGAGATGCAGATTCGCGCAGCACAGAAGAAGCTGCGTATTCGAGAGGTGCCGGTCGATTATCGTAGGCGGTTGGCTGGAATCTCCAAGGTTTCGGGTGATGTGAGGGGTAGTGTGAAAGCTGCAGTGCGAATCCTTGAGGTATTGTTTCGCACCGGTCTTTCTCGCGGGCCAGGCTGA
- a CDS encoding SDR family oxidoreductase has product MNEAKKRILITGATGQVGRLLIPYLKGHNSIEVVAGARTPEKATALGIPAVYLDLDNVDSMLPAFTGVDRIFLITGYTVDMLRQSKDVVDIAKKAGVEQIVHLGACGDDDTHVGHYGWHQFIERYISSSGIPFYTHLRPEIFMQNLLGYGGENFVKQGVIHQYIGDARLSWVDCDDVAAASAAALLDPRKHHGQIYRMGYEAKTYNEIADLMTKILGQPFRYQTHPAEEFLKKVLEAGGEPAYMKCVYECYRDLTKGNLIGDDVQDNFPTIAGKQPRTLTDFIKANASAFRY; this is encoded by the coding sequence ATGAACGAAGCAAAGAAACGGATCCTCATAACGGGTGCAACCGGACAGGTAGGACGGCTGCTCATTCCTTACCTGAAGGGACACAACTCAATTGAAGTCGTCGCAGGAGCACGTACTCCGGAAAAAGCGACAGCACTGGGGATACCGGCTGTATATCTCGATCTGGACAATGTTGATTCGATGTTGCCTGCCTTCACGGGAGTCGACCGGATCTTTCTGATCACGGGTTACACCGTCGATATGCTTCGACAAAGCAAAGACGTTGTAGATATAGCCAAGAAGGCCGGCGTGGAGCAGATTGTTCATCTCGGTGCATGCGGGGATGACGACACCCATGTGGGCCATTACGGCTGGCATCAGTTCATTGAACGCTATATCTCTTCCTCAGGTATCCCCTTCTACACTCACCTTCGTCCAGAGATTTTTATGCAGAATCTTCTTGGGTACGGAGGCGAGAACTTTGTCAAACAAGGCGTGATTCACCAATATATCGGCGATGCGAGGCTGAGTTGGGTAGATTGCGATGACGTCGCAGCAGCCTCTGCTGCAGCTCTTCTGGACCCGAGAAAGCATCACGGCCAGATATACCGCATGGGCTATGAAGCAAAGACGTACAACGAGATCGCGGATCTCATGACGAAGATTCTCGGCCAGCCGTTCCGGTACCAGACGCATCCGGCGGAGGAGTTCCTCAAGAAAGTCCTCGAGGCTGGGGGCGAACCGGCGTACATGAAGTGCGTGTATGAGTGTTACCGAGATTTGACGAAGGGGAACCTGATCGGTGACGACGTGCAAGATAACTTCCCTACCATCGCCGGAAAGCAGCCTCGCACTCTAACAGACTTCATCAAGGCGAACGCGAGCGCCTTCCGTTACTAA